The sequence gcagccaggcagggggaCGTGGTGGGGCTTCCACAGCCCCAGGCTCAGGGAGGGCGACATGATGGGGACTTGCACATCCAAGTGTTGGGGGAAGGGACATGATGGGACCTCTGCAGGCCTAGGGCTGGTGTGGGGACACACAACGGCACATCTACAGCGAAGGAGTGCGTGATGGCACCTCTTCAGCCCCAGACTAGAGGGACACAACGGGACATTCACAGCCCTAAGAACTGAAAAGGAATATGATGGGAGGTGGAGGGGCACATctgcagccccggggctgccggTGGGGACACAAtggcacctctgcagctggagagggtACACGATGGAATCTCTGCAGCATAACCCCCACGCTGGGGACACAATGGGACCTCTGCAGTCCCAGGGTCAGGGAGAGGGGCCACGGGTGCGACGCAGAGGATGCTCACAGCAAGGAGCACCTCCCAGGAACAGAGCCACGGCCACGGCCGGCCAGACGGCCCCGGCCCCTGAGGGCCCTCACTACCGGCGGGGGGATGACAGAACCGGGCTGCGCCCCGCGGGCCGGTCCGGGGAGCCCTCACCCCCCCCCGAGGGGTCCCTCACCGCCCCGGCGGCCCCGCGTTACCTGGCAGCGGCGGCTCAGCCGcggcgggcagcggcgggggcggccccagCCATGTTGGTCAGGTGACGGCGGTCACATGCGGCCGCCGCGCCGCCATGTGCGCGGggggggccgggccgcgctccCCGCCGgggccccgcggggccgggcccgggctCCCTCCAGCGGCCGCAgggcgggggggccggggcggctGCGCAGGgcccgggcgcggggccggTGCTGGGCATGGGCAGCGGCGGCGCGTgacgcggcggcggcggggcgtgACGTCAGCGTGACGTCAGAGGCGCCCCGGGCTGTCAGCTGGAGCCGGGCGAGCCGCGCTGACGAGGCAGCCGGCCTTAAAGGGgtccccgcccgccgcgggcGGACCCCACCGGCGGCAGGTGAGTGCCCGGGGGAGCCGGCGCGGGGCAGCGGGACTagcccagccccgccgccccgggacCCTGCCGCCCTCTGCCCCGCGAGGCACCGCACGCTATGGGAGCTGCTCGGCCCCGGTAACCGTGAGCCGAGCCGGGTCCTCCCGCCACCAGCCGGGCGGTGCCGAGCCTCCGAGGCCGGCGGGTGCGGTGGTACCCGTGGGACACACGGTCAGGACAGCCACGGGCGACCGGACTGCGCGCGGCCCCTTTAAGGGCGCCGGGGGCTCCCGCCGGGCAGCGCCGCATGGCGCGGCGGCGCGTGGGAGTCACGTGGGTGGTACGTGGCGGCCGCCGATTGGCGGCCCGGCCCTGGCCCGCTGCAATCAGCTGTTACTGGGACGAAGGGCAGGAAACGGCCTTAAAGGGGCCCCGCAGCCTCAGACCCCCGtcccccggggctgcggcggcagcgccgggagTGCCCGCGGGGCAGCGGGTGAGCGCCGCTGGTcgggccgcgccgggccgcCGCTGCCCTGCGCTCTGCCCCTCCGGCGCGTGCGGCCCCTTTAAAGAAGTTGTCCAGTCATCGCGCGGCGCTGCCAAGTCATCGGGGTCAGCCGAGTTCTCGCGGCCACGCCCTCCGCGCCTGCCCATTGGTGCGCGTGGCGAGCGCTCACTTCTGATTGGTCGAGGACTTAGAGCAACTTCTCGGAATCGGGGCTGTGTCACCAGCCCCGGCACAGGGAGGCGCCGCCCgagggcgggcgggggcggccgggctGTGCCCGCGGCAGCGCCGCGCCCCGCCTGGGGCTCGCGGAAGGGTCGAGCCCCTTCGGAGTCGCCCTGCCCCCGCCGCCCCTTCACCCGCTTGAAAATGCCAACTCACAGCACGCGGGGCATGCCGGGAGCGCCGCGCCGCACTACAACTCCCGGCACACCCCGAggcgggccgggcccgcccgTTCCCAAGGCAACCGCTGCCCGGCCGGGAGGGAGCTCAGCTCTCCCCgccggggtgggcggggcaGAGTGCTCGCCTCTCCTTCCCATTGGCTGAGCCGCGGGTCGCGCCGGGCCGCCATTGGCGGGAGCGGGCGGCAATCGCGGCgcgggggcgggcgcggcgcgcGCCGGCAGTGGCGGCCGGCGATTGGCCCGGGGGCGTGGCCGGGGGGCGTGGCCGGGGGGCGGCTGCGTCATGACTCCGCCAGCTGATCCGGGACGGAGCCGGCGCGCGGCGGGGGGAGGCGGTGGCACCGCCACCGGCACCGGGCACGACCGCGGCGGCaccggcggggcggcggcgccggtCCGAGTcgagcccagcccagccgcGCAGGTGGGTGCGCCGGTACCGCGCTGGGACGGGCGGTAAGGGTGGCCGAGCCCCGCGCGGCGCCCTCGGTGCTCCGGAGATTGAGGGGCCTCACTGTGCCCCGTTAGGGAAGGTCACCTTTccccggggcagggcagccatggGGGATGCGGCGCGGCGCGTCCCTCGCTGGGCTCCGCGGCGCCGCCTGGGCCGGGCGGCCTCGCCCCCGGTGTcagtggggtggggaagggCGTTGGGGCCGGGGCCCGTTCGCGGCCCCGGCGCCGGAGAGTCCCGGTggggcgggcggggctgcgGTCGGGGCCTCCCCGCGACGGGCGGTGGCCGCCCCGGGGGTGACCTTCACTCCGGGACCGGACTGGACAGACTTTGAcccgcggccgctccccgcCGTGGGCACGGAGCGGAGCATCCCGGGCAGCGGAGGGCCGGGAGGGCGGCGGGGTGTCCCGGGGGGGAGTGGAGGGAGCGGCTTTGCCGTGGAGCGGTGTGGGGAGAGCTGCCGCCGttaggggggaggggggagttGCTTTTACCGAGAGGAGAGAcagtgggggagggggggtgacCCGGTTATACCGGGAGGGGGGCACCAGCTGGGGGCACGGCGTTTTTTATTAGCGGGGCGAGCTCCCACCGGGGCCCTTACCAGAGCCGCTGGGGTCTGTCGGTGCTGAGATGGGGTGGGTGGGAACCCTGTTACCGACAGGGACCCCCCCTCGTCGGCCCCCGGTGCTGGCGGGGCCCCCGGTgctggcggggccggcggcttCAGCGGCGGGTGCTGATTCACGGGCCGGCGGGGGTGGAGCAGGGCCGGGACCAGCTCGCTGGAATCCGGACCAGATGTACCCGGCACGCCAGGAATGCTCGGCAtccccgccgggccccgccgccgccgctgcgcCCCGGCCACCGGCCCCGCACCGAAAGCCCCGCAGCACCCACCGGGGTCCGGCCTCCCCCGCTGCTCGCCCAGGCCTGGGGCCCGCCGGGGTCCCCAGTGCCTTTGGGGTGACGCTGGTGGGAGGATGCCGTGATGGCCGCCCGGGGGTTTCCCATGTTTCCCGTTGCCATCTGTCCCCCACCGTGCCCGGTTTCCCGGGAGGTTCCCAAAACTCAATCCCCAGCAGCTAAAGCGCTGGGCGGTgtgaaaaaggggttttttcccacgCCGAGAGGGAAGCAGTGGAGTCCCACACCAGCCCTGGGGTTGGCGTCCTGGCCCTCCAACAAAACGACTCAGAAAAGGGCTGAGCTGCCCGAAATTCCCCCACCGGTGGCTTGGCAGCAGCCGCCTGACAAAGTGTCTTCCCTGTCAGGAAGCAGCTGGCTCCTGTCCAGGTGGGACCCTGCCAGTGCTGATGGATGCCCGAGGTGAGCCCTGGGAATGCCATAACCCCTACCTGCAGCGGCCTCCCTGCCGCGGCCActgggccctgctggagcagattGCCTTATCTCttattttccagcagaaatggCCTTGGATTTCCTTGCCTCTCGCTCGTGGTTTAGGgctggctgcaggtgctggagctcACGCACCACCTGCTTTGGGAgcggggagggatggggacagttGAGGTCGGAGCTGCCTCTGGATTCCCTGCTTTGGGGGGATTTCAGCCCTGGGGAGAGGACAGAGCGATAGATCAGGATTGTTGTCGGGGTGGGGGaaaggagcagctgtggctgctgtgggtgACAGCTCAGCTCGGCACAGTTCGATCCTGGCTCTGAAATGTGCGTTCCCTTCCCAGATGCTGCCGTGCCACCCTGCTCCTGGCTAACCAGCACCAGTTCTTCAGTGGCAAGCTTTATGTCCTTCTCCAGTAGCTAAAGCTGCCAGTTGAAGAACTGTTGAATGTAGCCACTCTCTTCTCATCACTTGGACCTTGGATGCCAGCCAGAGCCATGCCCTGAGCGACCCGGATGAGCCATTCTGCAGCGTCCTGAGGATTGGAGAGCTGAGGATGAGTCTGACCAGGATGAAGAAAGTCTCCTCGCAGCCTCCAGACAGAGCCTTGGCTGGAGGATTGccaggcagctgtgccagcagggctgTCAAACTCTGTCCCCCTCTCAGTGGGGTGGCACTGAGCTGGGAAGTGACTAGAGGAGACCAAAAGAGGCATTAAACGTTGTTTTGCTCAACTATTCAGTTCTAGGAAGTTTGTTGCCTGTGGGTTGCCTGGACCAGGTGGGAAGATGGTGGGGGCTGCACACCCTGGGTGGGGGCACAGCACCAGAGCTGTGCCCCCAACTGATGCCAGTCTGGGATCTGCAGGTGAAGGGTTGATCCTTCAGATGCCTTGGGTTCGTCCCGAGCCAAAGAGGTGAGCCAAGGCTGGGCATAGCCCACAGGTCTGAcctgctgctgagctcaggAGCTGGATTAATCCTGCAACATGCCAGGCAGTGGGATGGAGCCTGGGGAGAGGGCTGGCTCCACACCCACGCTGCCCTGCTGCGGGTCGGGCTGGGTGCAGTGGGGCCGGGCTACTGGGACAGGGTGACTCAGGGCCGAGTCACGCACGGCTCCGGACAGCTGTTCCCGGAACTTCTGTCCCTGGGAGgccaggcagccctggctgtggtGCCCGGATTTCAGGTATTTTGGAACCCCCTAAGACCCCGAGGTGAACTTTAATGGGCTCCTCCATGGTCCAGGCTCTGGCTTGTTGGTGAATAGAAGCAGAAGACTGCCCTGGAAGGAACTTGGAAGCtgctctccagggctggagaAGTCCCTGCCTTGCACTGAGTGAGAGGGGAGTTCCACGGGCCCAGCAAGGGCTCTAGGGAGCCTCTGCACCCCAGGCTTTCCCACAGGAGGGCTGGGACCACCAACTCCCAGGCTGTCTTGGTGAATGGGAATCAGGGGAGTGTCCAAGCATTGCTGCTCAGGGCCTGCCAGGAAGAGCGCAGCTCATCCCAGCGCCGAGGGCGGGCAGGGAGGAACAGCCCTGTGCTGAAATGTCTGCACAATCTCAATCTGCCTGCCCAGGCTCcagctgcccaaggcagggctgctctcaaacTTTGGCAcccagcaaagcacagaaagTGGCCTGGTGTCCATTAAGCGGGAGAAGTAGAATAAGTCTGTTGTCCTGGGGTCTTTCCTTCTTACATAAAGCTGCTGTGCTTAGTGTGGGCTTGCTGATGGCTACAAGAAGCTGAGTTTCGTTGGGGTGGTTGTCACTCAGAGGGAGTGGGACTGCTGAATGCCCTTGGATGAGTTCCTCCAGCTTGAGGCAGAGCCCGTCTCTTCCAccacagctgccctgctgcaAGTCCAAACAAAACAGCTGGTACCTGCTCAGTGCCCAACACATCCCAGAGGGCATCATCGAGGGGCAGAAAGTCACGGGCAGGGTGcctgagggcagggaggagcagctcccaggccgTGCTCCCCCTCCCATGCAGCACAGATTGATCTGTATGGGAGCTGTGTGCTCCATGTGCCTCACAGGGAACGTGTAGATTTGTCACGAAGGAACAACCTGTGCTGCTGAAACCCAGCTCTTTCCTGGGTCAGATGTGGCTCTTTCAGAGCGGAGAGTTGCCCTGAGCAAAAGCACCAAACCCGTGGGATCAGGAAATCCAAAACGTCATAATTCAGGTCAATTTCATGTGTGAGAAGGGGCCAGAGGACAAGTTTGGGTGTTTAACACAAAACCAGTATCTCACCTGCTGAGCAGAGGGCTCAGGCTCTGGCTATCCTGCACTTCATGTGAAACCAGAGGGGGTTTGGGCTGGCTGTGAGTGTCCCTGTGGGAACTTGCCTGGTTCCTGGGACTTACCCTTCCTCCTGCAAAGCCCCATGTGACTGGTGAGTAAGTGCAAAGTTTCCTGTAGAAAGCACAGCCTTGCTCGCTGTTGCCTTGCAAGAATCTAGTAACTCTTTAGCATCTGGCCACCTCCTCCAAGCATCCAGTGCAGACACAGGAAAGGCTGGATCTGGGATTTCTCTGCCAGAGGCTGGCTGCTTGCTGCGGCAGCTAATGCAATATTCAAGACAGCAGTGACACTGccagcaggtgctgctggttCAGAGGTCGGGTGGCATCCCTCTGTCCTTAGGGGCAGGGTATTCTGTGCAAGTTCCTGCACGCAGCCCACCTCGTTccctgctgggagagcagcttgTCTCGGTCACAGCTCCCCTTGGtgggaaaatgtgtttttgcAAAGGAGAAGGTCAGTGTGACCGGTGTGCTAAATGAGAGCTCCCTGCCAACCGGGAaggaacaggaggagctggtggaTCTCTGGCTGGTGCATCTGTGGATGTgtggtggctgctgccagctcagagcctcAGCTGAGCCTCAGGTCATGGGCATCCTCCTCTCATCCAGCCCAGAAcaacaccagctctgctgtgctttgcctGGCACGAGTGGACAGCCAAAGGCTGTCTGCAAACACAAAATGCAGGTGCTGGGTTCAGCTTTGCtgatggttttatttctccagGGTGGGAGGATGTGGAGCTGTTAACACTTGGTTGTGAGCCCCTCACGAGGGGCATGCACCAAGCTTAGCTTTGTGCCAGCGAGGGGATGTTGCCAATGTCACAGGCCCTGCAAATGAGAGGTAGTTTGGGGATTTGCAGTGACTCCTCTTGGTTTCATGTCTCTCAGTGGGCTCTGCTGACATGGGGAACAGCACAGAGCCACCCACCAGCTCAGTCAGGATGTCACCTACTCTGCTTCTTCTTTGGAGATTTGTTTCCCCAAGTACAAAACTTCTGCAATCAGAGACACCATGGGGTCGCAGTTcaggctggcagctgcagtcacatggccatccctggaagggaaagaggaagaatgTGGATCTTCTCAGAGTACAAAGCTCAGCATAGCAGCATCCCCATGGCACAGtggccagggagcagctgtATTTcagagggctcagggcagggtggctggtgctgcaggatgCACAGGGACTCATGGCAGATTGCCTGGCaatgctgggagctgggcactgAGCCTGGGAGCAATGGGGCAGACGGAGAGGAGATGTGTCCCAGGCTCTCTGCCCAGCTGGTGTCATCATTTGGGTTcattctcttctccttccttgcccTGCTTTGGTTTTCTCTGGTTCAGCACCCAGCAGCTGCCTTTAGTGCACAGCCATGGGATGTGGAGCCTCCGTGGGATCTCTGCAGGCTGTAAGAGAGAGGACTGGGCCCTGTTCCCGGGGCATGGACTGGCCATGGATTCACTCACCTGATGTAAAAGATCAGGAATTTCTGTTGCTCCAGGCTGCCCTTCACAACAGTGTCCGTGTATCCCTTCCCACAGCCTATGAGAGAGAACCTGCTCagggagccctggcacagcagttGCCACCCATCCCACCTCGAAGCCAGTGtgggtggggacagaggggacaggggctgggacagggctggggagcagacATGAAGGCCCTGGACAAGCAGAACTGCCTTTGAGCCTCTCCTGGGTTTGGAGAGGGAAGTTCTTCCTCTGTGACCTCTAAGCCAGTGGACATCAGCAAAAAACAAGAGCTCTGGGTGACCTCCAGGCCCAGGGCTCAAACTCACCATGGCAGCCAGTCCAGAGCTTGAGCTGCTTCAGGTGAACTCTGCAACCACACTGTGTTTACAAGCCCCAGACCCAGCTGGGTGGGTGAGCAGATGGGCAGGGAAGAAGTTCTGTTCCCCTCTCTCTGCCCCCTCCTACCTGCGTAGCGGATGCTTTTCCCAAGCAACGTGGTCCAGAAGTAAGGAACAGTGCGCaactccttccctctcttcagCATGTTTAAAGCAGCACAGTGACCTGGGATGAGCCaacagaggaaatatttttcttgcaggTCCTTaaaaattgttccctgtgtCTCCTGCTGTCTCTTCTGTCCCGTTCCCATCTCCAAGAGAGCTGGGAAATGATGTGGCTGTGCCCTCACCGTGGGCCTCGGCCACTTGTTGGTGGTGGATGCTGGACCTGTCCCCGTCGAGCAGCGCTACTGGGAAGGTGACCACGTCCCCAGCAGCGAAGACATTCGGGATGTTGGTTTGCATGTGCTGGTGGGACACAGGGCAATTAGTGCAGTGATGAGAGAGAAGGGATGCTGTGTGACCTGGGATACTCAGCTGGCACTCACCAGATCCACCAGGATGGCACCTTTGTCATCTCTGGCAATGGAGGTGCCCTTTAGAAATGTGGAGTTGGGGGTCGACCctgtggggagaggagcagggatgaaagctctgcagggatggggaggaaaTTTGGCCCCACAGTGCCAGTTCCTGCTTGGAACAGAGCACTTGGAGCAGTGAGCTGTGCTTGAGCTGGTGCTGAGCCAGTAAAGGGGCAATAAAACCAGGGCCCAGGACACAGCACGCTCTGGGAACAAAGCAGGGACCTGTGGAGCTCAGCAAGAGCCAAAGGCACAGCAAGAGCATAACCAGCTCCTTTCCTCCTGCCAAGTGTGTGCTCATGGGCTGCTGACTTTTCCAGGTGCTTGGGGCCAAGAGGAAGGGCTGGATGATAACAGAGTGGGAAAGAGACTTCAGGGAATGGTGCCCTGGAAATGAACTGAGATGCCCTGGGCATGCTGGATGTTCTCCCCATTCCCAAAGCTGtctccctctcccagctggggTCTCTTACCTATTCCCACCACTACCACATCTGCAGGGAGATTCTCTCCGTTGGCAAGAGCAGCCTCTGCAACctaggaaagaaggaaggatcATGAACGAAGGGTTAAAACCTCTGTCCTAAttcccacagcctccctgctgctttGCCCTTTGCTGTCTTTTTGATTCCCCAGGTTCGGATCACCTTGTCCAACTAATGTGTGTTTCTGGGGatgtaaaagaaaatcacaCTGTTGTCCCTGGGATAGGAACACTTACTGGTGCCCTTTGAGCCCAGAGCTGTGTTCAGTGAAAAGGAAGGGAGGGTCTAgacaagggaaaggaaagcctGATGTAGGCACTGGGTTATACCTCAacttgggcttttttcccctaaaattaGCAGTTCAGGGATCACAAAGGCATGACTGACCTTTCCATCCCTTCCTTTCAGCTCACAGAGTTCTGTTTTCATGCAGAACTTCACCCCTTTATTTTGCAGCATCTGAAAAGGACTGGTTTGAGTATTCATTAGGAAATTCCAGGCTATAAAAACAGCTGTACCCAGCCAAAACCcaggcaggcagctctgctgctgctccaggctgcagggaggtTCCATTTGTGTCCCTGGCTGGTGCAGGCAGCCTGGGAGCCTGGCTTTTCTCTGCAGTCCTGGTCAGGACTGGTGTATGAGGTGGGTTTGGGATGAAGAATGTGatgggtggggaggggaagatTGGGACCAGCCATGTGTGCAGAGCTCGTGGGTGAGCTGTGGGTGAGGACAGAGGCTGGGCACGCAGAGTTATGACTCAGCACAGGGGCGAGGTTTCCTGGGCTGATGTGGGTCCCTGGGCTGCTTGGATACCATGTGTTCTCCATCCTAGAAATCAGCCCCAGATTTTCCTAACCTTCATGGCGACACCTCCAACCTGAGGACCCAGGGTGTGCTGGAAAGGGAACTCCTCTCTTTCCACCACTGAGATGTTTCCAGCCTTGTCTGAGAGGAAGGCAGCCACCTCCATTCCTGCAAGGCAGAGGCATGCCCAAGGTAAGCCTGCTGCAAGCATGAACCTGCACCCTTGGAAACCTTCTCCTCTTCCAGGAGAACAAATCTGATGTGCTGCCAGTGCCGAACTGCTTTGCTGTGCATTTCTGGGCTGAGGTATTTAGCTCCCCCCATGCTTTGTTCTTGTGCACACAGACCTGGATATCAGGAAATGCAAAGAATAGCTTCTGGTTATGTACAAAATAGCTCCTGGTTATGTACAGAATAGCTTCTGGGCCTTAGCCCCTTGCTTTCCCAGTGTTTCTGGGGAATCCAGCTCCTCTGGAGGACAGTGACCTTTTCATAAGACACATTTCCCTCTGTCCATGTGCAGCAATTGTTTATAGCTCTCAAAGTTTCTGGCTATCAGAGGAAAGAATGAGTGTGTGCTGTGTAACGAGCACCCCCAGCAGCTACAGGGCTCCAGGGAGGATCCCAGCCGGGTAGGGAAGGAACATCCCTTCTCTGAGGGCCTCTGGTTCATGTGCACACGAAACAGAAGGGGGTTTGAGGGCTCTCACTGATGGTTTGACACCCACTCCAGGCTGGTACCTATGAATGAAGCTCCTACAATCACCAGATTCTTTCCAGTTGCCAGCTCCAAGATCTTGCTGGACTCTTCTGGGGTTTGGAGCGTGCACACGTTCTGCAGGTCTGCACCTGGGACTTTGAGGAAACCAGAGCTGAAAGAGAGAGAATCCAGATGCATTTCATGATAtaaattaaacagaaagagTAAGAAAGGAGCACAAACCCACAGCTGCATCATTCCACTCTGCCCTTTTATCTCATCTCCTacctccacctccacctcccagTGTTGTCCTGCCTAAAATCCTGTGTGTGGCAAACACCTTTTGCACTCACTGGCTGCCTGTTGCAATGAGCAGCTGGTGGTACTTCTGAGAGGACCCATCCATGAAGTGAACCTTCTGCTTCTGGAAATCCACTGACACTGcctgcaggagagagggggCACAGAGCAGACAGGTACCTGTGATCCACTCTctgtcctgcctgtgcctgtgtgccCTGTTTTTGGACACTCAGGTGAGATGAGGGATGCTGAGGTCCTCTCTCCCACTTCCCACAGGTCCATCCGTGGATACACAGATCAGTGTTACACCCTCCCCATGGCAGGAACAGGATCACCCACTGAGGACTGAGCTCAGCTGCACTGGTACCTCTTTCTCTGTCCAGAACTCTATGCCCTGGGCCTGGAGGAATTCAGGTTTCCTCAGGTAAACATCCTCGGCTTTCAAGTTCATTTCCTGGAAACACAACAAAAGCATGAAATGAAGCACTTCTTACAGGCAGCAATTGTCCTGGAGTGTTCACTGGGGAGTCAGTTTGCAAAAGAGGTGAATTTTGCATTAGTGAATCACAGCTCCCCACACCGCCCCAACACCTTGTCCCCACCCTCAGAAAAACCATCAAACTTTAGTGGGAAGAACTCAATAAAAGGAGATAAAGCCATCAGCTTATGTTGACTCTGATCAAAGACTTTCCAGGAGGAAGAAGATGTTTCCCTGGAAATAACACCCCTGTTCCTCTTGGATGCCTCAGCACTCCTGCTTTGCTCACTCCAGTGCTCCTGGCCCCGAGTGTGGCCCATGTCACACGTGGTGCCCGGGCACAGTCCTGCCCTCATCACACACGAACCTTGCTCAGTTTGGACTTGTCATAGGGAACATGCTTCTCTTTGGTGGCCATGATGATCCTGCCAGTGAATCCCTCCTGGCGAAGAGTCTCTGCACACACCAGGGCAGCCACACCTACAAGAGATGCTCATCTCAGCCCTCTGACACATctctgtggaggaggaggaggagcaggtcAGTCCTCCCTGGAGAGGAGAGTGGCAGCTCCCAGTGTGTGTGGAGAGGGAAGATCCCTTCACTGACctccccccagcagcagcatcgTGTTCTTGTTGAGGAGGCACCTCCTGCTTGCATCCTTCACCCTCAGGCTGCTTTCAAGGTCCTGCAACAAAGTGCAAAATGCCGAAGTCACACACAGCCTgaggtgctgcctgtgctcagtgacAGCAGGTAAGGCCAGTACCTTCTTTTTTGCTGTAATAAACACCTTTCCATCTTCCACTGTTACctgaaggagggaaaggagaggttTTTTAAGTGCTGCATCCATGAGGTTGGGgtaggagctctcctgggagATCCTGGTCCAGTGTGCCATCTGTCTCTGACTCTGATCTTGGATGTCACATGATGCTGAGGAGCTCATGAGCTTTTCTTCTCATCCCAAGAGCACTCAGGAAGAGCTGTAAATCTTCTTTTTCATTCCAAAAGCATTTGTGCTGACTCTGAGGGATACCAGGATCTACAGCATCACCTTTCATTGAAAGGAGCTTTAGGGCAGGGAATTACACAATCCCAAGAAACCACCCCAAGGATCATCCCTTGTGTTGAAGCTCTGTGGGACAGAGCTGTGGTCAGAGCAGGGGGCTTTCAGTTGGTGTCAGGGACATGGAGCTTGTGAGAGAGAATGAATGTGAGAGGCACCCAGATGAGAGGACAAGAAGTCACCTTAAAGCAGGAGATACAGTCCAGAGCAGGGTATTCCTCGATGTCTCCAGTCCTGATGTTAAAGCAGGCCCCGTGCCAGGGGCAGCGCAGCCTCTCCCCTCTCAAAACCCCTGCAAGagaacccccagccccagctgggcagtgAGAACCAACCTCCCCAATGTGTTCTTTTccccctgccctgagctggggTTACCTTTGCTCAGCGGGGCACCGTAGTGGGGACATTTGCTGCCCAGAGCACGGAATTCCTTCCTGTtcctcaccagcagcactgggtaGCCAGCCACCATCACCTCCAGGAGCCTGGGGCAGAGGTGCAGAGGTGGGCACAGAACCATCTAAATCCCCACCACTGCCCCCAGGTACTCACTGTCCATCCCCAACGTCGTCCTCCCTGCAGACCTCGGCGGTGACGGTGTCATCGCTGTCCATGCCggtggctgctgggagctggtcGATGTCAGGCACTCAAGGGGTCCCAAATTTCTGATGCAGCAGCAAAATGACTTTCAACTGGTGGAAAACACCCATTTGAATTTTGTGTCTGAACCCAACATCCGTTCCTCTGcccttttctcctctgaatTAACCAACTTCTTGTTTTCAGCCCCGAGTCCCATTAAACTCAACTGCAGAGCAGATGTGATTAATGGCTCTTGTAAACAAATACAATTATTTATggggaggtgctgctgccatATCCCATGTCTCCCTCAAATTGGGTCTAAAGAGATGCTTCAGCCTCTCCAAAGCCTCTCCAACGTTTGTGCAGAGATGTTACTCATGGTAATTGCTGTGAAAGCACTAATTCCTGCCCAAAATGCCTCCTAGGCTAGAAAA is a genomic window of Corvus hawaiiensis isolate bCorHaw1 chromosome 20, bCorHaw1.pri.cur, whole genome shotgun sequence containing:
- the LOC125336308 gene encoding apoptosis-inducing factor 3-like isoform X4, translated to MDSDDTVTAEVCREDDVGDGQLLEVMVAGYPVLLVRNRKEFRALGSKCPHYGAPLSKGVLRGERLRCPWHGACFNIRTGDIEEYPALDCISCFKVTVEDGKVFITAKKKDLESSLRVKDASRRCLLNKNTMLLLGGGVAALVCAETLRQEGFTGRIIMATKEKHVPYDKSKLSKEMNLKAEDVYLRKPEFLQAQGIEFWTEKEAVSVDFQKQKVHFMDGSSQKYHQLLIATGSHSGFLKVPGADLQNVCTLQTPEESSKILELATGKNLVIVGASFIGMEVAAFLSDKAGNISVVEREEFPFQHTLGPQVGGVAMKMLQNKGVKFCMKTELCELKGRDGKVAEAALANGENLPADVVVVGIGSTPNSTFLKGTSIARDDKGAILVDLHMQTNIPNVFAAGDVVTFPVALLDGDRSSIHHQQVAEAHGHCAALNMLKRGKELRTVPYFWTTLLGKSIRYAGCGKGYTDTVVKGSLEQQKFLIFYIRDGHVTAAASLNCDPMVSLIAEVLYLGKQISKEEAEACDIGNIPSLAQS
- the LOC125336308 gene encoding apoptosis-inducing factor 3-like isoform X2, with the protein product MDSDDTVTAEVCREDDVGDGQLLEVMVAGYPVLLVRNRKEFRALGSKCPHYGAPLSKGVLRGERLRCPWHGACFNIRTGDIEEYPALDCISCFKVTVEDGKVFITAKKKDLESSLRVKDASRRCLLNKNTMLLLGGGVAALVCAETLRQEGFTGRIIMATKEKHVPYDKSKLSKEMNLKAEDVYLRKPEFLQAQGIEFWTEKEAVSVDFQKQKVHFMDGSSQKYHQLLIATGSHSGFLKVPGADLQNVCTLQTPEESSKILELATGKNLVIVGASFIGMEVAAFLSDKAGNISVVEREEFPFQHTLGPQVGGVAMKMLQNKGVKFCMKTELCELKGRDGKVAEAALANGENLPADVVVVGIGSTPNSTFLKGTSIARDDKGAILVDLHMQTNIPNVFAAGDVVTFPVALLDGDRSSIHHQQVAEAHGHCAALNMLKRGKELRTVPYFWTTLLGKSIRYAGRRGQREGNRTSSLPICSPTQLGLGLVNTVWLQSSPEAAQALDWLPWLWEGIHGHCCEGQPGATEIPDLLHQGWPCDCSCQPELRPHGVSDCRSFVLGETNLQRRSRGL
- the LOC125336308 gene encoding apoptosis-inducing factor 3-like isoform X1 produces the protein MDSDDTVTAEVCREDDVGDGQLLEVMVAGYPVLLVRNRKEFRALGSKCPHYGAPLSKGVLRGERLRCPWHGACFNIRTGDIEEYPALDCISCFKVTVEDGKVFITAKKKDLESSLRVKDASRRCLLNKNTMLLLGGGVAALVCAETLRQEGFTGRIIMATKEKHVPYDKSKLSKEMNLKAEDVYLRKPEFLQAQGIEFWTEKEAVSVDFQKQKVHFMDGSSQKYHQLLIATGSHSGFLKVPGADLQNVCTLQTPEESSKILELATGKNLVIVGASFIGMEVAAFLSDKAGNISVVEREEFPFQHTLGPQVGGVAMKMLQNKGVKFCMKTELCELKGRDGKVAEAALANGENLPADVVVVGIGSTPNSTFLKGTSIARDDKGAILVDLHMQTNIPNVFAAGDVVTFPVALLDGDRSSIHHQQVAEAHGHCAALNMLKRGKELRTVPYFWTTLLGKSIRYAGRRGQREGNRTSSLPICSPTQLGLGLVNTVWLQSSPEAAQALDWLPWLWEGIHGHCCEGQPGATEIPDLLHQVSESMASPCPGNRAQSSLLQPAEIPRRLHIPWLCTKGSCWVLNQRKPKQGKEGEENEPK
- the LOC125336308 gene encoding apoptosis-inducing factor 3-like isoform X3: MDSDDTVTAEVCREDDVGDGQLLEVMVAGYPVLLVRNRKEFRALGSKCPHYGAPLSKGVLRGERLRCPWHGACFNIRTGDIEEYPALDCISCFKVTVEDGKVFITAKKKDLESSLRVKDASRRCLLNKNTMLLLGGGVAALVCAETLRQEGFTGRIIMATKEKHVPYDKSKLSKEMNLKAEDVYLRKPEFLQAQGIEFWTEKEAVSVDFQKQKVHFMDGSSQKYHQLLIATGSHSGFLKVPGADLQNVCTLQTPEESSKILELATGKNLVIVGASFIGMEVAAFLSDKAGNISVVEREEFPFQHTLGPQVGGVAMKMLQNKGVKFCMKTELCELKGRDGKVAEAALANGENLPADVVVVGIGSTPNSTFLKGTSIARDDKGAILVDLHMQTNIPNVFAAGDVVTFPVALLDGDRSSIHHQQVAEAHGHCAALNMLKRGKELRTVPYFWTTLLGKSIRYAVWLQSSPEAAQALDWLPWLWEGIHGHCCEGQPGATEIPDLLHQVSESMASPCPGNRAQSSLLQPAEIPRRLHIPWLCTKGSCWVLNQRKPKQGKEGEENEPK